The Gordonia iterans DNA window CGGCGTCGAACATCGCCTCGCTGACCTGCTCGGTGTTGCCTTCGGGCACCATCACCACCCACTTGTCGAGGGGTTGCGCCGGTTCGGGCTGCAGCGGAGTCGTCGCCTGCAACCCGAGGACGTCGGCCAGCGCATCGGAGACGCCGCCGCGCACCTTGTCGGCATTGGTGTGCGCCGCGAACAGCGCGCAGCCGCCCCTGATCAGCCGGTGGATCAGCCGGCCCTTCGGGGTGTCGGCCGCCACCGACTCCACGCCGCGCAGCAGCAGCGGATGATGCGCCAGAATCAGCTGCGCTCCGCTCGCCAGCGCCTCGTCGACCACCGCCTCGGTCACGTCGACGCACACCAGCGCCGCGGAGACCTCGTCTGCCGGATCGCCGCACACGAGGCCGACCGCGTCCCAGGATTCGGCCAACCGCGGCGGATAGGCGTCGTCGAGGCGAGCGACCACCTCGCCGAGGGTCACCGTCATGTCGAACTCCTTCTCGTGTCGAGAACATCCTGCATCGCCTGGACCAGCCGGGCGGCCGGATCGGCAGACCGCACCGCCAGCCTCAGATACTCCGGTCCCAGCCCGGTGAAGTTGGCACAGCTGCGCACCCCGAAGCCTCGCTCGGCGAGTGCGGCCTTCATCGCCAGCCCGTCGGGCACGCGGACCAGCACGTACGGTGCCGCCGCGGCGGCGGCTACCTCGATCCCGGCATCGTCCAGCAGCGCGGTCAGCCGGGCGCGGTCGTCCGCGATCCGCTCCGCCAGTGCGGCGGCGTAGCGTTCGCCCTCGGCCCCGAGGCACTCCGCGAGCGCCGCCAGGGCGAGCGTCCCGAGCGGCCAGTGCCGCCGACCCGCGCTGAGCCGGCCGATCACCTCCGGTGCGGCCAGGAGGTACCCGGCGCGTAGCCCGGCCAGCCCGAAGGTCTTGGTGATCGAGCGGATCACCACCACGTCTTCCGGCAGCTCCGCGGCCAGCGACTGCGGCTCCCGGGTGCCGGTCGCCGGATCCCGCGTCAGGTCGGCGAAGGCCTCGTCGACCACGACGATCCGCCCCGGCCGGCGCAGTGCGAGGATCTCCTCGCGCGAGTGCAGGACCGAAGTCGGGTTGGTCGGATTGCCCACGACCACCAGATCGGCGTCCTCGGGAACCGCTGCCCCGGCCAGCCGCCACGGCGCGCCCAGCACCACCGGCGAACAGCGCACCCCGGCCTCCCGCAGCACTCGTTCCGGTTCGGTGAACGACGGTGCGACCAGCGCGGCGTGCCGCGGCGCGAGCCGGGCCAGCACCTCGAAGCCCTCGGCGGCGCCGTCGAGCAGCAGCACCTCCTCCGCGACGCGGCCGTGCGCGGCCGCGACCGCTCGGCGGGCGCGCTGCTCGTCGTCGAGAGTGGGATATGCGGCGAGGTCGCCGATCCGATCGCGCAGCGCCCGCATGACGAACGGAGGCGGTCCCGGCTGGACGTTGACGGCGAAGTCGATCAGGCCCGGCGCGGCATCGCGGTCGCCGTGGCGGTCCGGCGCGAACAGCCCGGCGTCGGGGGGCGCGAGTCGACCGGAGCACATGACCGAGACCCTACGTGGGCCTGCGTGCCACGCCGAAGGGTGCACCATGGAGAACGTGACCGCCGTGAACGCCCTCCGCCTCCCCGACCCCGCCGACCCGGCGACGGTGCTGCTCGTCGACCTCGACGGCACCGTCACCGACAGCTTCCCGGGAATCTCCGCGTCGTTCGCGCACGCGGTCGCCGCGCTGGGCGCGCCGGCGCCGGCGCCGGAGGTGCTCCGGGGGATCGCCGGGCCGCCGCTGCTCGACTCGATGCTGGCCTACGGCTTCTCCCCCGACGACGCTCAGCGCGCAGTCTCGGCGTACCGCGAGCGCTATGAGGCGGTCGGCTGGCTCGAGTGCCGGGTCTTCGACGGCATGGCCGATCTGCTCGCCGAACTCTCCGTATCCGGGCGCACCCTCGCGCTCGCCACCAGCAAGTTCGAGAGCACCGCCCGCCGCATGCTGGAGCACTTCGGCCTCGCCGGGCATTTCACCGTGATTGCGGGGGCCAGCGCCGACGGCACACGCCGAAGCAAGGCACAAGTCATCGCCCGCGCCCTGGACGTACTAGGCTTGGAGCAGATGACGACCCCCATTGTCATGATCGGAGACCGCTCCCACGACGTCGACGGAGCCGCGTCCTTCGGCATCCCCACGATCGCCGTGGGGTGGGGTTACGCTCGCCCGGGGGAGGTCGACGAAGCCACGTGGACCGTGCACACGGTCCCGCAACTGCGCGAGGTGCTGGGTGTCTGACAACCCCGACAAGCTGCACATCACTTTCATCTGCACCGGCAACATCTGCCGGTCGCCGATGGCTGCGTCGATCTTCACCTCGGCGGTGGCCGAGGCCGGATTGTCCGACCGGGTCCGGGTCACCAGCGCCGGCACCGGCGGATGGCACGTCGGCGAACCCGCCGACAACCGCGCCCGCACCGAACTGCTGGCCAACGGTTACTCCGACGACCACGTCGCCGCCCAGCTCGGGCCCGAGCACCTGTCGGCTGATCTCCTGATCGCCCTCGACTCCGGTCATACCCGCGAGCTGCAGCGCAAGCGCCTCGGCGAACGCGTCCGCCTGCTGCGCAGCTTCGACCCCGCCGCCGACGACGAGGACGTGGTCGATCCGTACTACGGCGGACCGGAGGACTTCGTCGCCGTCCGCAAGCAGATCGAGGCAGCCGTGCCCGGACTGCTCGCCTGGGTGTACGCAACGCTCGACGCGCAGGACTGAGCCTGCCCGGCCGGGTCCGCCGAACGCGTCGGTAGGCTGGAGGCCGTGCACTTGCTGCGAACCTTCCTCAAGCCCGGGTGGTTGCTCGCCACGGTGCTCGTCGTCGCGTTCGCCGCCGCGTGCTTCCTGATCCTCGCTCCGTGGCAACTCGGCAAGAACTCCGAGACCGAGCACCGCAACTCGCTCATCCACGGCGCCGTCAGCACCCCCGCCGTCCCGCTCGACGAACTGGTTCCGCCCGGTTCGACGATGCCCGCCGACGACGAATGGCGCGAGGTCACCATGACCGGGCGCTATCTGACCGACAAGCAGGCTCTGCTGCGCCTTCGCTCGGTGGACGACCGGCCTGCGGTCGAGGTGCTGACGCCGTTCCAGATCACCGGCTCGGACCGGACGATCCTGGTCGACCGCGGCTACCTCCGGCCCGGCGCCGACGGCTCGGTCAGCTCCCCCGGCGCACCGGCCGAACAGGTCACCCTCCATGCTCGTCTCCGCAAATCCGAATCGACCAGCCCCGGCAAGGAGCCGCGCATCGAGGACGGCCGGCTCACCGCGTACACGATCGACACCGCGGCGCTCGGTGCCGCGGCCGACGTCCCCTTGGACACGTTCTACGTCCAGCTGACCGCCGACCAGCCCGGCGGTCTCGGCCCGGTGACCCTGCCACAGCTGGAATCGGGCCCCTACCTCTCCTACGGTCTGCAGTGGCTGGCCTTCGGGATCATGGCGCCGCTCGGTATCGGCTACTTCGTGTGGGCCGAGGTGAAGCACCGGCGCGCGCTCAAGGCGGCGAACGACGGCGAGACGCCGAGCGATGCTCCCGCCGCGAGCGGCCGCAGCGCCCAGCGCCAGCGCATCCTCGACGAGCTCGCCGCCGCGGGTACTGCCGAAGCCTCCACCGAGCCCGCCGGGGCGGCCGAGGTCTGGCCGCCCTCCGATCGCACACCGTCGAACGCTCCGCTGCGTGAATTCACCGCCTCGGACGCCGAGACCACCCACGACGACGAGGTCGCCGCGCGGCTGGCCCG harbors:
- the cobC gene encoding Rv2231c family pyridoxal phosphate-dependent protein CobC, encoding MCSGRLAPPDAGLFAPDRHGDRDAAPGLIDFAVNVQPGPPPFVMRALRDRIGDLAAYPTLDDEQRARRAVAAAHGRVAEEVLLLDGAAEGFEVLARLAPRHAALVAPSFTEPERVLREAGVRCSPVVLGAPWRLAGAAVPEDADLVVVGNPTNPTSVLHSREEILALRRPGRIVVVDEAFADLTRDPATGTREPQSLAAELPEDVVVIRSITKTFGLAGLRAGYLLAAPEVIGRLSAGRRHWPLGTLALAALAECLGAEGERYAAALAERIADDRARLTALLDDAGIEVAAAAAAPYVLVRVPDGLAMKAALAERGFGVRSCANFTGLGPEYLRLAVRSADPAARLVQAMQDVLDTRRSST
- a CDS encoding HAD hydrolase-like protein; translated protein: MENVTAVNALRLPDPADPATVLLVDLDGTVTDSFPGISASFAHAVAALGAPAPAPEVLRGIAGPPLLDSMLAYGFSPDDAQRAVSAYRERYEAVGWLECRVFDGMADLLAELSVSGRTLALATSKFESTARRMLEHFGLAGHFTVIAGASADGTRRSKAQVIARALDVLGLEQMTTPIVMIGDRSHDVDGAASFGIPTIAVGWGYARPGEVDEATWTVHTVPQLREVLGV
- a CDS encoding low molecular weight protein-tyrosine-phosphatase, with amino-acid sequence MSDNPDKLHITFICTGNICRSPMAASIFTSAVAEAGLSDRVRVTSAGTGGWHVGEPADNRARTELLANGYSDDHVAAQLGPEHLSADLLIALDSGHTRELQRKRLGERVRLLRSFDPAADDEDVVDPYYGGPEDFVAVRKQIEAAVPGLLAWVYATLDAQD
- a CDS encoding SURF1 family cytochrome oxidase biogenesis protein — its product is MHLLRTFLKPGWLLATVLVVAFAAACFLILAPWQLGKNSETEHRNSLIHGAVSTPAVPLDELVPPGSTMPADDEWREVTMTGRYLTDKQALLRLRSVDDRPAVEVLTPFQITGSDRTILVDRGYLRPGADGSVSSPGAPAEQVTLHARLRKSESTSPGKEPRIEDGRLTAYTIDTAALGAAADVPLDTFYVQLTADQPGGLGPVTLPQLESGPYLSYGLQWLAFGIMAPLGIGYFVWAEVKHRRALKAANDGETPSDAPAASGRSAQRQRILDELAAAGTAEASTEPAGAAEVWPPSDRTPSNAPLREFTASDAETTHDDEVAARLARRYGR